GTTCGGTGGGAAGGGTGGATCTTAAGGTGAAGGTCTCGGTTAGAAAGAGCGTCGTCGTTGCCTTAAGAGACCTTGCCTGGCACGAGCTCATAAACGATGGGGATGTAGCTCTTATCGAAAAGGAGGTTGATCCTCTTCTTCCCGCGTGCACCTCGCTTTCTCAAGTTCTCGGCAAGAGGTTAAAAAAGCCGGTCAGGAAGGGAAATGTTATTCTTAAGGGATTTCTGGAGTCTCCGCCGGTTGTGAGGAGGGGATCTCCCGTCGTTATCGTAGCGCGCGTTGGTGCGGTTGAGGTCAGGGCGAAGGGTAAGGCGTGTGGAAACGGAAGCGTCGGGCAGGAGATCGTTGTCCTGAATGTCTCAACGGGCAGAAAGATAAGAGCTGTGGTTCTGGGTCCGGGGCTGGTTCAGGCGGTAGTTGAAGGGGGGATCTTAAAATGCGGAAAGTGATTCTGGTGATCGCGCTCCTTTTGCTTTATGCTTTGCCCTCGTATGGCGGTTCCCTGTGGAAGGATGGCTTTAATCTCTATGGTGATAAAAGGGCTTCTCGCGTTGGAGATATAGTCTATGTTCTCATAGAGGAGAGCGCTACGATGAAGCAAAAAGCCACGACGAAGAGCTCTAAGAACGCATCTTTAAACGCCTCTCAGAGGGGGGTTAGCTTTTTAAAGAGGCTTCTTCCGGCGAGCCTGACCGCTAAGGGAAGCTATGATGGAACCGACCAGACGGATAGGACTACGATATTTACGGCGGAAATAGCCGCCAAGATCGTGAAGGTTTTGCCCAATGGCAACTTTATTATAGAAGGGGAACACTACTTTAAGGGTAATAAGGACGCGGTGAAGATAGTCGTCAGGGGAATGATTCGCCCCGAAGATATATCCGCTGATAACACGATTCCCTCTTCAAAGATATGCGATGCGGAGATCCTCTTCTACGGCAAGGGGTTATTTGGGAACGTGCATCATCCGGGTATCCTCACGCAGATATTTAACCTCCTCTTTTAAGGTGATGAGTCTTGAGGTTCTGGGATAGAGAGCGGGG
This sequence is a window from Synergistota bacterium. Protein-coding genes within it:
- a CDS encoding flagellar basal body L-ring protein FlgH; this translates as MRKVILVIALLLLYALPSYGGSLWKDGFNLYGDKRASRVGDIVYVLIEESATMKQKATTKSSKNASLNASQRGVSFLKRLLPASLTAKGSYDGTDQTDRTTIFTAEIAAKIVKVLPNGNFIIEGEHYFKGNKDAVKIVVRGMIRPEDISADNTIPSSKICDAEILFYGKGLFGNVHHPGILTQIFNLLF